GCAGCCGGTCTACCGCGCCCTACCGATCGATGCGGAGGAGAGCCTGATCCGCGAGTGGGTCCTGCAGATGAAGCTCGGGCGGATCAGCCGCAGGCCGTTTATCGAGAAGTTCGGCATCGACCCGTTCGAGAAGTGGGCCGATGTCCTTAAGGGGTACGTCGACGAGAAGCTGATCCGGATCGAGGGCGACGAGCTCATCGTCCCGCGCCAGACGTTGCTGCGGATCGACCGCCTGCTGTACGCCTTCTTCAAGCCCGAGCACCGAGACGTCCGTTACGCATGAACCCCGCCGACCCGATGATCCCTGACGTGCTCTACCCGCTGTCGGCCTTCGAGGCCACCGGCGGTGGCGGTGCCGCGAGCGTGGCCTTCATCGAGGCGGAAGAACTCACGCCCCCCTACCGGTCCCTGCTTGCTCACGACCGTGACATGACCGGGACGCTGGAGGCCTTTTTTGGCCAGCCGATGAACCTGCGGGTCCGCGTCCGGAAGTTAGAGGGCGACGCCCTGTTGCGACAGGTGACGCTGGTGGGCGCGGACGACGGTCGACTGGCGGAGTTCGGCGCGATCCGCATCGACCTGTCCTGCTTCGATGGTGTGGCCCGGGGCCTTGTTATCGACGGCCGAATCCCGCTGGGACGTATCCTCCGGGAGCACGGCGTGGCCTACATCTCGAATCCCTCGGCCTACCTGAAGGTGACCCCGGGCCCCATATTGAACGAGGCCCTTCAGGTCAGCGGCGGGCCGCTGTACGGCCGGAAGAACCAGCTGACCACGCCCACCGGCCAAACCATCGCCCACATCATTGAGATCCTCCCGCCGCTGTCGGCCGACGGGCCGATGCACCCCCATCATTGACCATGCGTTCACAACACAACCAATACGACGCGATCGTGGTCGGTGCCGGGCCGGCCGGGGCCACCGCCGCCGCCGTGCTCGCGATGCTCGGCCGTCACGTCGTGCTGCTGGAGCGCGACGCCTTTCCGCGCTACCACGTCGGCGAGTCGCTGCTTCCGTTCTGCTACCCCACGCTCAAACGCCTTGGGCTGGTGGAGAAGCTCAACACCACCGACTTCGTAAAGAAGTACTCGGTCCAGTTCGCGACGACCGACGGCCGGATGTCCCAGCCGTTCTACTTCTTCGACCACCTCGACGGGCACCCGGCCGGTCAGACCTGGCAGGTCGAGCGGAGCGTCTTCGACCGGATGATGACGGACAACGCGGCGGAGCACGGCGCGGAGGTGCGCTTCGGTGTCTCGGCCCGCAAGGTGCTCAAGAACGGGGCCGGCGCGGTTGTCGGCGTCGAGGCGACCGACGAGCACGGCCGGGCCATCCAGTTCCACGCCGCGATCACGATCGACGCGTCGGGGCGCAACGGCTTTGCCGCCAACGCCATGGGATGGAAACGCAAACGCGACCCGGCGCTGGACAAGATCGCGCTGTGGACCTACTACCAAGGAGGCAAACGCGGCAAGGGACGCGACGAGGGCGCGACCACTGTCGCCTACATCCCCGAGAAGGGCTGGTTCTGGCATATCCCCATGCACGACGACCGGATCAGCCTCGGCGTCGTCGGAGAGAAGGGCTACCTCTACCGCGACGGGGTGAAAGACCCGCGAGCCATCATACAGCGCGAGATCGGATGCAACGCATGGGTGGCCGACGTCATGAAGGAAGCCGAGCAGTACGGCGAAACCTGGGTCACCGGCGACTACTCCTACCGCTCCGAGCACAGCGCCACCGATGGGCTGGTTCTCACCGGTGATGCGTTCGGCTTCCTGGACCCGGTGTTCTCGTCCGGCGTTTTCCTGGCGCTGATCAGCGGCGAGTTGGCCGCCGATACAGCCCACCAAGCGCTGACCGATGGCGACGTGTCTGCGACACGTTTCGAGACATACACCGACGAGTTCCAGCACGCGATCGAGGCCATGCGTAGGCTGGTCTATGCCTTCTACACCGAGGGGTTCTCCTTTGGCAAGCTGCTCAAGAAGCACCCGCACCTGCGCAGCGCCCTGACCGACTGCCTGATCGGCAAGGTCTCGACTGACTTCGGCCCGTTGTTCGAGGCCATCGCCGAGTTTGTCGAAGTCCCGCAGGCGCTGAGTTACGGCCGGCCGCTCGTGCTTGATTCACAACCCATGGGCTAACGCCGACTCGCTACGCTCACGCATGAAGATCCTCCTGCTCACACCCGGCACCGGCAACTTTCATTGTGGCTCCTGTCTGCATGACGAGGCACTGCTGCGCGGGCTTCGCAGTCTGGGACATGATGCGGCCATCAACGCCCTGTACCTGCCGCTGGTCTTGGACAGCACGCAGGGCATCGACGGCGATGACGTCCACATGGGCGGCATCAACCTCTACCTGCAGGCGAGGTCGCACGGGTATCGCCTTGTCCCCGGGTTTGCCCGGCGGCTTCTCGACCGACCGGGCCTGCTGCGCCGGGCGGCCACTCGCGCCGACATGACCAGCCCCACCGAGCTGGGCCGGATCACCGAGCAGATGCTGCTGGGCCAGCACGGCCGAACCCGGCTGGAGATCAGCCGCATGCTCGGCCACCTGCGCGAGGAGGGGCACCCGGACGTAGTTCTGCTCAACAACGCGCTGCTGCTCGGCCTTGCCGAGCCGATCAAGGAGGCCCTGGGCTGCCCGGTCGCCTGCACCCTGCAGGGCGAAGACACGTTTGTGGATGGGCTGCCCGAACCCTACCGCGCGCGCGTCTGGGAACTCTTGGCTGAGAAATCGCGGGACGTCTCTGTTTTCCTCCCCGTCAGCCAGTACCATGCCAACCTGATGGCCCGGCGTCTGGACCTTCCAGCGGCGAATACCCGTGTGGTGTACAACGGGATCGAGGCCGATCGCTACCCCCCCCAATGCACTTCACCCGATCCGCCGGTGATCGGTTTCTTGGCTCGGCTGTGTGAGTACAAGGGGCTGGGCATTCTTGTTGATGCCTATGTGATCATGCACAAACGCGGGACACTCGGCGAAACGCGGCTGCTCCTTGCCGGGGCCGCGACACCCGGCGACATGGCATACGTCGAGGCCCAGCGGCGGAAACTGGAGGCGGCGGGGCTTCGCCAGAGCGTGCGTATCGAAACGAATGTGAGCTTCGAGCAGAAGGTACAACTCCTGCACGGGATGGCACTGCTGAGCGTGCCTGCGGCGTACGGCGAGTCGTTCGGGTTGTATGTGCTTGAGGCGAATGCCGTCGGGGTGCCCGTGGTCGTCCCGAACCACGCGGGGTTGGCGGAGGTGATCGGCTTGACCGGCGGGGGTATCTTGTGCAGGCCCAACGACCCCGAATCGTTGGCCGACACACTGGCCGGGCTTCTGGCCGATGACGCGCGTCGTAGGTCCCTGGGCGAGGCCGGACGCAGGGCCGTACTCGAGTCTTTCACCGCTGCGCACATGTCCGCACGCGCCGCCGCCGCATTGGAGAGCGTATGCCAAGCCCCTACACCCTGAAGCGAACCGTCGCGTTCAGCGAGACCGACAGCGCCGGGATCGTGCACTTTTCCAACTTCTTCCGCTACATGGAAGACGCCGAGCACGCCTACCTTCGGAGTCTTGGCCTGAGCGTGCACCGCGAGGTCGGCGACGGCGTGGCCGGGTTCCCCCGTGTCGGCGCACACTGCGACTACCGCAGGCCGCTACGGTTCGAGGACGCGTTCACGGTCACTGTCCGCGTCGCGGCGCGGACCGACAAGTCCGTCACTTACGGGTTTACCTTCGAGACGGCTGGCGAAGATGCGCCGATCGCCAGCGGCACGCTCAAGGCCGTTTATGCGGTCAAGCCCACCGGTGCCGGCAAGTTCAGCGCTGCCTCAATTCCACCAGAGATCGATGCGCTGTTGACCGTCGAGGGCCGCGATTGAATCCGTTTGCCCCCTCGTTGGGTCGGTACAAACACGATTGCACCCACCGATAGAGACCCCTCATGCTCGCACAATCCTCTTCGTCCACCTCGTCCTATCTGGTGTTTGTCCTGCTCACGATCGCGACGTGGGGGTTGTACGGCATCTTCTTGCACAAAGGTCAGGTCGAGATCGCCGACCCGGTCAACGGACGATACAAGGCCTTCCTGTTTGTCGGGATCGCATACTTCCTGGTCGCGGTGCTCGCGCCGCTGGTGATGCTCCTGATCACCGGGTCGGACTGGAAGTTGACCGGCAGCGGGATGGCCTGGTCGCTGATCGCGGGGATCGTCGGCGCGGCGGGCGCGTTCGGTGTGTTGCTGGCGTTCGGCGCGGGAGGCAAGCCGGCGGTGGTGATGTCGCTGATCTTCGCGGGCGCGCCGCTGGTCAACGCCGCCGTGGCGATCACGGTGGCCGGCCAATGGGGCCAGGTGAAACCGCTCTTCCTGCTGGGCATAGTCCTCGCCGCGGCGGGTGCCTACCTGATCGTCACACAGAAGCCCAAGCCCATACCCCATGCCAAACCGCAGCAGACCGACCACGCCGCGAACGAATCATCATCAGGCCAAGCGTAGCCCGGAGCCAGCCTTTGTCCACGTTGCCACCGACCAGCCAGGACGAGCCCCTACGCTCGCTGTTGCGAGTGGTCGTGGCGGGTAATGCGTACTACCGGCCGATCCTCCGTGCGGCCGGCCTGGACCCGGCGGACGGGGTCACGGTCGAGCGTTTCCAACGCAACATGCCATTGACCACCAAAGACCAACTCGCCGAGGACCAGCTCACGCACCCGCCCTATGGCACGAACCTGAGCTTCCCCATCGAGTCTTACACACGCTTTTGCCAGACCAGCGGCACGACCGGCCGACCGATGCGCGTGATCGACACCCCCGACTCCTGGCGGGCCATGCTGGAGGTCTGGCAGGTCGTGTTCGAGCAGGCGGGCTGTCGGCCGGGCGACCGCGTGCTGTTCGCGTTTTCATTCGGGCCGTTCCTCGGCTTCTGGACGGCCTTTGAAGCGGCCGCGCAGATGGGGATGCTCTGCCTGCCCGCCGGGGGGATGAGCAGCAGCGCCCGGCTTGCCATGCTCCGCGATAACCGGGCCACGACGGTCTGCTGCACGCCGACCTACGCCCTGCACCTCGCAGAATCCGCGGCACGCGAGGGCATCGATATAGCTGGATCGAGCGTGAAGCGGCTGATTGTTGCCGGCGAGCCGGGCGGGTCGATCCCCGCTGTCCGCCAGCGCATCGAGTCCGCGTGGGGGGCCCGGCTCTTCGACCACCACGGCATGACCGAGATCGGGCCGGTGACATATCAGGAAAACGAGGCGACCGGATCATTGCGTGTTGCCCCGGGGTGTTTCCTCACCGAGGTCGTCGATCCAAAGTCC
The sequence above is a segment of the Phycisphaeraceae bacterium D3-23 genome. Coding sequences within it:
- a CDS encoding AMP-binding protein; protein product: MSTLPPTSQDEPLRSLLRVVVAGNAYYRPILRAAGLDPADGVTVERFQRNMPLTTKDQLAEDQLTHPPYGTNLSFPIESYTRFCQTSGTTGRPMRVIDTPDSWRAMLEVWQVVFEQAGCRPGDRVLFAFSFGPFLGFWTAFEAAAQMGMLCLPAGGMSSSARLAMLRDNRATTVCCTPTYALHLAESAAREGIDIAGSSVKRLIVAGEPGGSIPAVRQRIESAWGARLFDHHGMTEIGPVTYQENEATGSLRVAPGCFLTEVVDPKSGAPVPVGTQGELVLTTLKRTAWPLLRYRTGDLVQQDPQCPERLVGGILGRIDDMRLVRGVNVYPSAVDAIVRHFEAVVEYEVQVEQAGSMCELSLTIEPTPACSDTGSLCRRVGVALRDALGLRVPVQAVDPGTLPRYELKANRWREATC
- a CDS encoding glycosyltransferase family 4 protein, yielding MKILLLTPGTGNFHCGSCLHDEALLRGLRSLGHDAAINALYLPLVLDSTQGIDGDDVHMGGINLYLQARSHGYRLVPGFARRLLDRPGLLRRAATRADMTSPTELGRITEQMLLGQHGRTRLEISRMLGHLREEGHPDVVLLNNALLLGLAEPIKEALGCPVACTLQGEDTFVDGLPEPYRARVWELLAEKSRDVSVFLPVSQYHANLMARRLDLPAANTRVVYNGIEADRYPPQCTSPDPPVIGFLARLCEYKGLGILVDAYVIMHKRGTLGETRLLLAGAATPGDMAYVEAQRRKLEAAGLRQSVRIETNVSFEQKVQLLHGMALLSVPAAYGESFGLYVLEANAVGVPVVVPNHAGLAEVIGLTGGGILCRPNDPESLADTLAGLLADDARRRSLGEAGRRAVLESFTAAHMSARAAAALESVCQAPTP
- a CDS encoding thioesterase family protein, yielding MPSPYTLKRTVAFSETDSAGIVHFSNFFRYMEDAEHAYLRSLGLSVHREVGDGVAGFPRVGAHCDYRRPLRFEDAFTVTVRVAARTDKSVTYGFTFETAGEDAPIASGTLKAVYAVKPTGAGKFSAASIPPEIDALLTVEGRD
- a CDS encoding NAD(P)/FAD-dependent oxidoreductase; protein product: MRSQHNQYDAIVVGAGPAGATAAAVLAMLGRHVVLLERDAFPRYHVGESLLPFCYPTLKRLGLVEKLNTTDFVKKYSVQFATTDGRMSQPFYFFDHLDGHPAGQTWQVERSVFDRMMTDNAAEHGAEVRFGVSARKVLKNGAGAVVGVEATDEHGRAIQFHAAITIDASGRNGFAANAMGWKRKRDPALDKIALWTYYQGGKRGKGRDEGATTVAYIPEKGWFWHIPMHDDRISLGVVGEKGYLYRDGVKDPRAIIQREIGCNAWVADVMKEAEQYGETWVTGDYSYRSEHSATDGLVLTGDAFGFLDPVFSSGVFLALISGELAADTAHQALTDGDVSATRFETYTDEFQHAIEAMRRLVYAFYTEGFSFGKLLKKHPHLRSALTDCLIGKVSTDFGPLFEAIAEFVEVPQALSYGRPLVLDSQPMG